Proteins encoded in a region of the Variovorax sp. PAMC 28711 genome:
- a CDS encoding acetyl-CoA C-acetyltransferase: MAEAYIVAAVRTAGGRRGGKLAGWHPADLAAEVINALIARSGIDPAAVDDVILGCVSQVGEQATNIARNAVLASTLPESVPGTSVDRQCGSSQQALHFAAQAVMSGAMDAVIAGGVESMTRVPMFTPNALPAKAGLGTYMSPGMQRRYPGVEFSQFTGAEMIAKNYGIDKDALDRYALESHRRAIAATREGLFNDEIVPIDIRRADGSASDEKHTVDEGIRFEATLEGIAGVKLIAEGGRCTAATASQICDGASGVLIVNERGLKALGHGARPLARIHHMSVMGHDPVIMLEAPLPATERALKKAGLSIDEIDLYEVNEAFAPVPIAWLETLHADPAKLNVNGGAIALGHPLGASGTKLMTTLVHALGQRGKRYGLQTMCEGGGMANVTIVERL; the protein is encoded by the coding sequence ATGGCAGAGGCATACATCGTGGCCGCGGTGCGCACCGCAGGCGGTCGCCGCGGCGGCAAGCTCGCAGGCTGGCACCCGGCCGATCTTGCGGCCGAGGTCATCAACGCGTTGATCGCGCGCAGTGGCATCGATCCGGCGGCAGTCGACGATGTGATCCTGGGCTGCGTCAGCCAGGTCGGCGAGCAGGCGACCAACATCGCGCGCAACGCAGTGCTCGCCTCGACGCTGCCCGAGTCGGTGCCCGGCACCTCGGTCGACCGGCAGTGCGGCTCGTCGCAGCAGGCGCTGCATTTCGCGGCGCAGGCCGTGATGAGCGGCGCGATGGACGCGGTGATCGCCGGCGGCGTCGAGAGCATGACCCGCGTGCCGATGTTCACGCCCAATGCGCTGCCCGCGAAGGCCGGCCTCGGCACGTACATGAGCCCCGGCATGCAGCGGCGCTATCCGGGCGTCGAGTTCAGCCAGTTCACGGGCGCGGAAATGATCGCGAAAAACTACGGCATCGACAAGGATGCGCTCGACCGCTACGCGCTCGAGAGCCACCGGCGCGCCATCGCCGCCACGCGCGAAGGCCTGTTCAACGACGAGATCGTGCCGATCGACATCCGGCGGGCCGATGGCAGCGCGAGTGACGAGAAACACACCGTCGACGAAGGCATCCGCTTCGAAGCGACGCTCGAAGGCATCGCGGGCGTGAAGCTCATCGCCGAAGGCGGGCGCTGCACCGCGGCGACGGCGAGCCAGATCTGCGACGGCGCGAGCGGCGTGCTCATCGTGAACGAGCGCGGCCTGAAGGCGCTGGGCCACGGCGCGCGCCCGCTGGCACGCATCCACCACATGAGCGTGATGGGGCACGACCCGGTCATCATGCTGGAGGCGCCGTTGCCCGCAACCGAGCGCGCGCTCAAGAAGGCCGGCCTGTCGATCGACGAGATCGACCTCTACGAAGTCAACGAAGCCTTCGCGCCGGTGCCGATCGCCTGGCTCGAAACACTGCACGCCGACCCGGCGAAGCTGAACGTGAACGGCGGCGCGATCGCGCTGGGCCATCCGCTGGGTGCCTCGGGCACCAAGCTCATGACCACGCTGGTCCATGCACTCGGCCAGCGCGGCAAACGCTATGGCCTGCAGACGATGTGCGAAGGCGGCGGCATGGCCAACGTGACGATCGTGGAGCGACTCTGA
- a CDS encoding enoyl-CoA hydratase-related protein, which yields MALVIYEVEDGVATLTLNLPAKLNPIAKELQVELRDALARVTDDKAVRAVVLTGAGKAFCVGADLSAMNGSGAPEAGQTLGDETADWMQSLSHPLITGLRNLPVPVVCAVNGPAAGAGVGLALAADVTLAGRSAFFYLPFLPKLGISPDLGCTWFIPRAVGRARAMGMALLDERVSAEKAAQWGLIWDCVDDNALLPEALKLAQRLAKLPAHAVQEARNAFAASERHTLDEQLHHESERQRELIDKPSFGEGVAAFLQKRPPVFPGR from the coding sequence ATGGCGCTGGTGATCTACGAGGTCGAAGACGGCGTCGCGACGCTGACGCTCAACCTGCCGGCCAAACTGAATCCGATCGCGAAGGAGCTTCAAGTCGAGCTGCGCGACGCGCTCGCCCGCGTGACCGACGACAAGGCGGTGCGCGCCGTGGTGCTCACCGGTGCCGGCAAGGCGTTCTGCGTCGGGGCCGACCTGAGCGCCATGAACGGATCGGGCGCGCCCGAAGCCGGCCAAACGCTCGGCGACGAAACGGCCGACTGGATGCAGTCGCTGAGCCATCCGCTCATCACCGGCCTGCGCAACCTGCCGGTGCCGGTGGTGTGCGCGGTCAACGGACCGGCGGCCGGGGCGGGCGTCGGCCTGGCGCTCGCAGCGGACGTCACGCTCGCGGGCCGCAGCGCCTTCTTCTACCTGCCCTTTTTGCCCAAGCTCGGCATCTCGCCGGACCTCGGCTGCACCTGGTTCATCCCGCGCGCCGTCGGCCGCGCACGCGCCATGGGCATGGCGTTGCTCGACGAGCGGGTGAGCGCCGAGAAGGCCGCGCAGTGGGGCCTCATCTGGGACTGCGTCGACGACAACGCGTTGCTGCCCGAAGCGCTCAAGCTGGCGCAGCGTCTCGCCAAACTGCCTGCGCACGCGGTGCAGGAAGCGCGCAACGCGTTCGCCGCCAGCGAGCGCCACACGCTCGACGAACAGTTGCACCACGAGAGCGAGCGCCAGCGCGAACTGATCGACAAGCCCAGCTTCGGCGAAGGCGTCGCGGCCTTCCTGCAGAAGCGTCCACCGGTCTTCCCGGGCCGTTGA
- a CDS encoding 6-phosphofructokinase produces the protein MPASNAFYAQSGGVTSVINASACGVIETARRHPDRIGTVYAGRNGILGALTEDLIDTAQESAEAIAALRSTPSGAFGSCRYKLKSLEKNRREYERLIAVFKAHDIGYFFYNGGGDSADTCFKVSQLSQSLGYPLQAIHVPKTIDNDLPLTDCCPGFGSVAKYVAIATLEASFDVRSMAATSTKVFVLEVMGRHAGWIAAAGGLAADHGIPVVILFPEIAFDPAAFLARVDALVKQHGYCTVVVSEGAHHADGRFLAEQGTRDAFGHAQLGGAAPVVANMVKDALGHKFHWAVADYLQRAARHIASATDVRQAYELGQRAVELALEGRNAVMPTIERTSDSPYAYTLGSAPLEAVANAEKFMPRDFITDDGFGITEPCRRYLLPLIQGEDYPAYRDGLPVYVTLKNAPMPKKLAAFEVA, from the coding sequence ATGCCTGCCTCCAATGCCTTCTACGCCCAGTCGGGCGGCGTCACCTCTGTCATCAACGCGTCGGCCTGCGGCGTCATCGAGACGGCGCGTCGGCACCCCGACCGCATCGGCACGGTGTACGCGGGGCGCAACGGCATCTTGGGCGCGCTGACCGAAGACCTGATCGACACCGCGCAGGAGTCGGCGGAGGCGATCGCGGCGCTGCGCAGCACGCCGTCGGGCGCCTTCGGCTCGTGCCGTTACAAGCTCAAGTCGCTCGAGAAGAACCGGCGCGAATACGAGCGACTCATCGCTGTCTTCAAGGCGCACGACATCGGCTATTTTTTCTACAACGGCGGCGGCGACTCCGCCGACACCTGCTTCAAGGTGAGCCAGTTGTCGCAGTCGCTCGGCTACCCGCTGCAGGCGATCCACGTGCCCAAGACCATCGACAACGACCTGCCGCTGACCGACTGCTGCCCCGGCTTCGGCTCGGTCGCGAAGTACGTCGCCATCGCCACGCTGGAAGCCTCGTTCGACGTGCGCTCGATGGCCGCGACCTCCACCAAAGTATTCGTGCTCGAAGTGATGGGCCGGCATGCGGGCTGGATCGCCGCGGCCGGCGGGCTGGCCGCGGACCACGGGATTCCGGTGGTGATCCTGTTTCCCGAAATCGCCTTCGACCCGGCGGCCTTCCTGGCGCGCGTCGATGCGCTGGTGAAGCAGCACGGCTACTGCACCGTTGTCGTGTCCGAGGGTGCGCACCATGCGGACGGCCGCTTTCTCGCGGAGCAGGGCACGCGCGATGCGTTCGGCCATGCCCAGCTGGGCGGCGCGGCGCCGGTCGTGGCGAACATGGTCAAGGACGCGCTGGGCCACAAGTTCCATTGGGCCGTGGCCGATTATTTGCAGCGCGCGGCGCGGCACATCGCTTCGGCCACCGACGTGCGTCAGGCCTACGAACTCGGCCAGCGCGCCGTCGAACTCGCGCTGGAAGGCCGCAACGCCGTGATGCCGACGATCGAGCGCACCAGTGACTCGCCCTATGCCTACACGCTGGGCAGTGCCCCGCTCGAGGCCGTGGCCAACGCCGAGAAATTCATGCCGCGCGACTTCATCACCGACGACGGATTCGGCATCACCGAACCCTGCCGGCGCTACCTGCTCCCGCTGATCCAGGGCGAGGACTACCCGGCTTACCGCGACGGCCTGCCGGTGTACGTCACGCTGAAGAATGCGCCGATGCCGAAGAAGCTGGCGGCCTTCGAGGTGGCATGA
- a CDS encoding acyl-CoA dehydrogenase family protein, with amino-acid sequence MIERTLFSADHAAFRDAFRRFMDKEIAPFHETWEEQGYVDRAVWTRAGENGFLCMALPEAYGGAGADLLYSVIQFEELWARGFTGIGFGLHSEIVAPYIERYGTEAQKARYLPKLATGEMIGAIAMSEPAAGSDLQGVKSTALQQADGSYLLNGSKTFITNGWHADLVIVVAKTDPAAGAKGTSLFLVERGTPGFEKGKRLKKLGLKAQDTSELFFHDVRLPADALLGGAAMKNRGFVCLMEQLPWERLQIAISAVAASQAAIDMTVAYVKDRKVFGQPVGSYQHTRYALAELQTEVQVAQVFVDKCTELLMADKLDTATASMAKYWTTDLQCKVMDACVQLHGGYGFMWEYPITRAYADARVQRIYGGTNEIMKEVITRQMGLPGR; translated from the coding sequence ATGATCGAACGCACACTCTTCAGCGCCGACCACGCGGCCTTTCGCGATGCCTTCCGCCGTTTCATGGACAAGGAGATCGCGCCTTTTCACGAAACGTGGGAGGAGCAGGGGTACGTCGACCGCGCCGTGTGGACCCGGGCCGGCGAGAACGGCTTTCTCTGCATGGCGCTGCCGGAGGCGTATGGCGGCGCCGGTGCCGACCTGCTCTATTCCGTGATCCAGTTCGAGGAGTTGTGGGCGCGCGGTTTCACGGGCATCGGCTTCGGCCTGCACAGCGAGATCGTCGCGCCGTACATCGAACGCTACGGCACCGAAGCGCAAAAGGCGCGCTACCTGCCGAAGCTGGCGACCGGCGAAATGATCGGCGCCATCGCGATGAGCGAACCCGCCGCCGGCAGCGACCTGCAGGGCGTGAAGAGCACCGCGCTGCAGCAGGCCGACGGCAGCTACCTGCTGAACGGCAGCAAGACCTTCATCACCAACGGCTGGCACGCGGACCTGGTCATCGTCGTCGCCAAGACCGACCCCGCGGCCGGCGCCAAGGGCACCAGCCTCTTCCTCGTGGAGCGCGGCACGCCGGGCTTCGAGAAAGGCAAGCGACTGAAAAAGCTGGGGCTCAAGGCGCAGGACACGTCGGAGCTGTTCTTCCACGACGTGCGCCTGCCCGCCGATGCGCTGCTCGGCGGCGCAGCCATGAAGAACCGCGGCTTCGTGTGCCTCATGGAGCAGTTGCCGTGGGAGCGTTTGCAGATCGCGATCAGCGCGGTGGCCGCTTCGCAGGCGGCCATCGACATGACCGTCGCGTACGTGAAGGACCGCAAGGTGTTCGGCCAGCCCGTCGGCAGCTACCAGCACACGCGCTACGCGCTCGCCGAACTGCAGACCGAGGTGCAGGTCGCACAGGTGTTCGTCGACAAGTGCACCGAGCTGTTGATGGCCGACAAGCTCGACACCGCGACCGCCAGCATGGCCAAGTACTGGACCACCGACCTGCAGTGCAAGGTGATGGACGCATGCGTGCAGCTGCACGGCGGCTACGGCTTCATGTGGGAGTACCCGATCACGCGGGCGTATGCCGATGCCCGGGTGCAGCGCATCTACGGCGGCACGAACGAGATCATGAAAGAGGTGATCACGCGGCAGATGGGTTTGCCGGGGCGCTGA
- a CDS encoding cysteine-rich CWC family protein produces MSETLRAVDATQCPLCGERNRCAVELARESGEPQAECWCMQADFSRAPLARLPESARGLACICARCAAGQTREKNPLS; encoded by the coding sequence ATGAGCGAGACGCTGCGCGCCGTCGATGCCACGCAGTGCCCGCTGTGTGGCGAGCGCAATCGTTGCGCAGTGGAACTGGCGCGCGAAAGCGGCGAACCCCAAGCCGAATGCTGGTGCATGCAGGCCGACTTCAGCCGCGCGCCGCTCGCACGTCTCCCCGAATCGGCGCGCGGCCTCGCCTGCATTTGCGCCCGTTGCGCCGCGGGTCAGACGCGCGAGAAAAATCCGCTGTCGTAG